One Rhizoctonia solani chromosome 3, complete sequence genomic region harbors:
- a CDS encoding Transposon Tf2-7 polyprotein codes for MSWLKLHNPTIEWTTKRVMFNSVYCSTTCFSSSSHIILGNTGGTANHLESVPEDLGGAEAPYEALESIPRDPGGAVNHSLEGIPEELCDYAEVFSEDKVTELPPHCSYDLEIVLQDQTKQVKGPVYPLRPSDDEELKRILKEQLDQGLIRPSKSHYSSPVIFVPKKNGKRRMCIDYCALNANTVKNSYPLPLISNLIEKLRGAKCFTALDLKSGYNLVRIKEGDEWKTAFKTKYGLFEYLVMPFGLCNAPATFQHFMNDILRDILDVYVIVYLDDILIFSKSREEHVTHVREVLKRLQKHKLYCQLEKCRFFQDQVHYLGIIANGEGVCADPEKISKAVDWATPQTVKGVQEFLGFVNFYRRFIMNFSKLAYPLYQLLRKENPWKWGAEQQESFDNLKRALIESPVLIQPDVSKEFFLECDASDYATGAILSQKGGDDKLHPVAFLSKSQSPAECNYDIYDKELLAVIRALKEWRNLLEGSEIPVKVLTDHKNLEYFQTKRELNRRQARWMGFLADYNYRIVYRPGSQNKKADILSRREDLKGEAKGGGEAPALIAPELFISSILTDSDLNDLIRDALPDDKTVAKILKSLEENIPVKGWSLDNGLLYYHQCIYVPNEPEIRRLVLESRHDNPSTGHPGQWRTMELLSRHYYWSGMKQSVAKYIQACDSCIRSKHSNQAKMGLLQPIDLPRKPWEEITYDLIVGLPISEGYDAILTVVDRLSKMVHFIPTTSKATAVDVANLFVNFIWKLHGLPRKTISDCGPQFNAKFLRQVYKRLGIEPHFSTAYRPQVDGQSERLNQFVEIFLRHYLSHRQDDWVALLPLAEFAYNNGVHAGSKHSPFYLCYGYNPDFTVGDITVTQVPQADELAEFLKRNLEEAKAALTMAQNKQAFYYNNKHKAAIKLEPGDRVFLDSSNIKTSRPSHKLEHKRLGPYKVLEKIGKESYKLELPKSMKIHPVFHTALLHKEPFDEFQRKPKPLPPVITQTGEEEYVVEKILDSRKQGRNLWYYVKWKGYGPEENTWEPKSHLANAPKQVAKFHQLHPDAPGP; via the coding sequence ATGTCttggctcaagttacacaaccctactatagaATGGACTACCAAGCGTGTAATGTTTAACTCTGTATACTGTAGTACAActtgtttttcttcttcttctcatATTATCCTGGGAAACACTGGTGGGACTGCCAACCACCTTGAAAGTGTACCAGAAGACCTAGGAGGTGCTGAGGCTCCTTATGAGgctcttgaaagtatccctaGGGACCCTGGAGGTGCTGTGAATCATTCacttgaaggcatcccagAGGAACTCTGTGACTATGCagaggtattttctgaggacaAGGTGACAGAGTTGCCTCCTCATTGCTCCTATGACTTGGAGATAGTCCTCCAAGATCAAACCAAACAGGTTAAAGGACCTGTCTATCCCCTTAGACcttctgatgatgaggaactcaAGAGGATCCTAAAGGAACAGCtggaccaaggccttatcAGGCCCTCAAAATCCCATTACAGCTCTCCTGTGATctttgttcccaaaaagaATGGCAAAAGGAGGATGTGCATTGACTATTGTGCACTGAATGCCAACACAGTCAAGAACTCTTACCCCCTTCCTTTGATTTCCAATCTCATTGAGAAGTTAAGGGGTGCAAAGTGCTTTACTGCTCTGGACCTTAAATCTGGATATAACCTTGTCAgaattaaggaaggagatgaatggaaaacagcattCAAGACTAAATATGGCCtttttgaatacctggttatgccctttgggctGTGCAATGCCCCAGCTaccttccagcatttcatgaatgatatCCTGAGGGACATCTTAGATGTCTATGTGATAGtgtacttggatgatatccttaTTTTCTCCAAATCCAGAGAAGAACATGttacccatgtcagggaagttctCAAAAGGCTACAGAAGCACAAGTTGTACTGTCAGCTTGAGAAATGCAGGTTCTTCCAGGATCAAGTACACTACTTGGGAATCATAGCCAATGGGGAAGGGGTATGTGCAGACCCTGAAAAAATTTCCAAAGctgttgattgggcaacacccCAGACAGTtaaaggggttcaagagttcttaggttttGTCAACTTCTACAGGCGGTTCATTATGAACTTCTCCAAGCTTGCATATCCACTCTACCAACTGTTGCGCAAGGAGAACCCTTGGAAGTGGGGTGCTGAACAGCAGGAGTCTTTTGACAACCTAAAAAGAGCTCTGATTGAATCCCCTGTCCTCATTCAGCCTGATGTTTCAAAAGAGttcttccttgagtgtgatgCATCAGATTATGCAACTGGTGCAATCCTTAGCCAAAAAGGTGGAGATGACAAACTCCATCCTGTGGCCTTCCTTTCAAAGAGCCAATCACCTGCAGAATGCAACTATGACATCTATGACAAAGAGTTGCTTGCAGTGATTAGAGCATTGAAGGAATGGAGAAACCTTTTGGAAGGCTCTGAAATCCCTGTCAAAGTCCTCACAGATCAcaaaaacctggaatatttcCAAACAAAGAGGGAACTTAATAGGCGTCAGGCTAgatggatgggatttttggcagacTATAACTACAGAATTGTTTACAGGCCTGGCTCCCAAAACAAAAAAGCTGATATCCTTTCCAGGAGAGAAGACCTGAAAGGGGAGGCTAAAGGGGGGGGTGAAGCCCCTGCACTTATTGCACCAGAGCTTTTTATATCTTCAATTCTCACAGACAGTGACCTCAATGACCTTATCAGAGATGCACTGCCTGATGACAAAACTGTTGCCAAAATCCTGAAGTCCTTGGAGGAAAACATTCCTGTTAAAGGCTGGTCTCTGGATAATGGGTTGCTCTACTACCACCAGTGCATTTATGTACCCAATGAACCAGAAATCAGGCGCCTTGTCCTTgaaagcaggcatgataatCCTTCCACAGGCCATCCAGGACAGTGGAGAACCATGGAGTTGCTGTCTCGCCATTATTATTGGTCTGGGATGAAGCAATCTGTGGCCAAATACATTCAGGCATGTGACTCATGCATTAGAAGTAAACATTCCAACCAGGCAAAGATGGGGTTACTCCAACCTATTGATCTACCCAGAAAGCCTTGGGAGGAAATTACATATGACCTGATTGTTGGCCTTCCTATTTCAGAgggatatgatgcaatactCACAGTGGTGGATAGACTATCCAAGATGGTCCATTTCATTCCTACCACCTCTAAAGCCactgctgttgatgttgcaaatCTCTTTGTAAACTTCAtatggaaactccatgggctgCCCAGAAAAACCATCTCAGATTGTGGGCCTCAATTCAATGCCAAATTCCTGCGCCAAGTATACAAGCGTTTGGGGATAGAGCCACACTTCTCAACAGCCTACAGACCCCAAGTGGATGGGCAAAGTGAGAGGTTAAACCAGTTTGTTGAAATCTTCCTAAGGCACTATCTTAGCCATAGGCAAGATGACTGGGTTGCTCTCCTTCCcttggcagaatttgcataTAACAATGGGGTTCATGCTGGGTCCAAACACTCTCCTTTTTACCTCTGTTATGGGTACAATCCAGATTTCACTGTTGGGGATATTACTGTTACCCAAGTCCCTCAAGCAGATGAACTGGCTGAGTTCTTGAAGAGAAACCTGGAGGAAGCCAAAGCTGCATTAACCATGGCCCAGAACAAGCAAGCCTTCTACTATAATAACAAGCACAAGGCAGCAATCAAGCTTGAACCTGGTGATAGGGTCTTCTTAGACAGCAGCAAtatcaaaacttcaaggccttcccacAAACTTGAGCACAAGAGGTTGGGACCATACAAAGTCTTGGagaagattggcaaagagagCTACAAGTTGGAACTTCCAAAATCTATGAAGAtccatccagtattccacaCAGCTCTACTCCACAAGGAACCCTTTGATGAATTCCAGCGCAAACCCAAACCTTTGCCTCCTGTAATTACCCAaacaggagaagaagaatatgtgGTGGAGAAGATCTTGGATTCCAGGAAGCAAGGAAGGAACCTGTGGTACTATGTCAagtggaaagggtatggaccagaagagaaCACCTGGGAACCCAAAAGTCACTTGGCCAATGCACCAAAACAGGTTGCCAAATTCCACCAGCTACACCCAGATGCACCTgggccttga